A region of Candidatus Aegiribacteria sp. DNA encodes the following proteins:
- a CDS encoding radical SAM protein gives MSNLTGMAGRFWRKNFNYLVFQITSRCNAACEHCFNWRNVRNAAGQKNIELSLDEIEELTEKLPPMLLVNLCGGEPTMRSDLPEIVSLFSRNTGARYITIPTNGFLPDSTEEVFGRIFSENPDTFFRLGISLDGWEEEHDRIRRHPSGFQKVLKTAGTLQEMKSRYSNYFVEANIVFSKNTQDSIDDLVTRIHSTKLFDSIAVLYIRGNPEDPELLKPDLEKYRKINRRIIETFRVKRHPSARILEALTDMVVETVIKAEKTSKNCFRCFAADRFAVLNSKGDLYPCEIMEDRLIGNVRNWKYDIPAMLESPVAKEIREFAKTCVCTWECAINMSFIYQPLQSLRVAARALSSIIHQR, from the coding sequence ATGAGTAACCTGACGGGAATGGCAGGCAGGTTCTGGCGTAAGAACTTTAACTATCTGGTATTCCAGATAACCAGCAGGTGCAACGCGGCATGCGAGCATTGCTTCAACTGGCGGAATGTACGGAATGCTGCGGGGCAGAAGAACATTGAATTATCACTGGATGAGATTGAGGAACTTACTGAGAAACTTCCGCCCATGCTCCTTGTGAACCTTTGCGGAGGAGAGCCGACAATGAGAAGCGACCTGCCGGAAATTGTATCTCTCTTCAGCCGGAACACCGGAGCCAGATACATAACAATTCCAACCAACGGATTTCTTCCCGACAGCACGGAAGAGGTATTCGGTAGAATTTTCAGCGAAAATCCTGATACATTCTTCAGGCTGGGAATTTCACTGGATGGCTGGGAAGAGGAGCACGACAGGATTCGCAGGCATCCAAGTGGTTTTCAGAAAGTACTGAAGACAGCAGGAACACTCCAGGAAATGAAAAGCCGATACTCCAACTATTTTGTGGAAGCAAACATAGTTTTCAGCAAGAATACACAGGACAGTATAGATGATCTTGTTACCCGTATTCATTCTACAAAACTCTTCGATTCCATTGCGGTGCTATATATCCGCGGGAACCCTGAAGATCCTGAGCTGCTTAAGCCGGACCTTGAGAAATACAGAAAAATCAATCGCAGGATAATCGAAACATTCAGAGTAAAGCGTCATCCTTCCGCTCGGATACTTGAAGCGCTTACAGACATGGTGGTGGAAACGGTCATTAAAGCTGAGAAAACCAGTAAGAACTGTTTCAGGTGTTTTGCGGCAGATCGTTTTGCTGTACTGAACTCAAAGGGGGATCTTTATCCCTGCGAAATTATGGAGGACCGTCTCATTGGAAATGTCAGGAACTGGAAATACGATATTCCGGCCATGCTGGAATCCCCGGTCGCTAAGGAAATTCGCGAGTTTGCTAAAACGTGCGTTTGCACATGGGAGTGTGCCATTAACATGTCTTTCATCTATCAGCCACTCCAGTCGCTCCGTGTAGCTGCGCGAGCACTCTCCAGTATCATTCACCAAAGGTAG
- a CDS encoding glycosyltransferase family 39 protein, which produces MPFILSLFFRVFGERYIPFLLFQSFFGALVASIMAWIGYKIGGRSLALLTGILIAVNTELISYSRMMLPKTIFSFLLSLIALASMYLISHRNNIQFFLTGVLLGLAALCRPVAISWGILLAAILLVQKKYRLRVRLNVVLALSIGYLLTMAPWLIRN; this is translated from the coding sequence ATACCCTTTATTCTCTCTCTGTTTTTCCGTGTTTTCGGGGAGAGATATATTCCCTTCCTTCTTTTTCAGTCTTTCTTTGGGGCGCTGGTAGCGTCGATCATGGCCTGGATCGGATACAAGATAGGCGGTAGATCTTTAGCTCTTCTCACGGGAATACTTATTGCCGTTAACACCGAACTGATATCGTATTCCCGTATGATGCTTCCGAAAACGATTTTCTCTTTTTTGTTGAGCCTGATCGCCCTTGCAAGCATGTATCTTATTTCCCACAGGAACAATATTCAGTTCTTTCTTACAGGTGTTCTTCTGGGGCTTGCTGCCCTTTGCAGACCGGTTGCGATCAGCTGGGGAATACTTCTTGCTGCAATACTGCTTGTACAGAAGAAGTATCGATTAAGAGTAAGACTGAACGTAGTTCTGGCTCTGTCAATCGGCTATCTGCTTACTATGGCGCCGTGGCTGATCAGAAATTAG